A stretch of the Psychroserpens sp. Hel_I_66 genome encodes the following:
- a CDS encoding bifunctional response regulator/alkaline phosphatase family protein produces MNTINILWVDDEIDLLKPHIIFLEQKQYKVTTCQSGTEAIEIIDDTNFDIVFLDENMPGLTGLETLNEIKERRANLPVVMITKSEEEYIMEEAIGNKIADYLIKPVNPNQILLSLKKNLDHSRLISEKTTSNYQQEFRKIAMDLSMVNSWEEWSDLYQKLIYWELQLEDIEDVGMTEILESQKTEANVQFGKFIEKNYPDWFDHKADAPILSHNLFKEKVVPEITKDQPTLLIVIDNLRYDQWKAFEPIVNNYYKKDSEVPFYSILPTATQYARNAIFSGLMPADMEKLHPKLWKNDTDDGGKNLHEADFLEAQLKRLGLQHLKTEYHKITNLKSGKKLVENFKTLKDNDLSVIVYNFVDMLSHSKTEMDVVKELASNDKAYRSLTVSWFKNSPLLEMIQQAQGLGFKLILTTDHGTINVKHPSKVIGDRDTSLNLRYKTGRSLTYEEREVLVAKDPKSIHLPSLTMSSSFIFAKSDYFLAYPNNYNHYVSYYRNTYQHGGVSLEEMIIPFVVMNPK; encoded by the coding sequence ATGAACACTATAAATATTCTTTGGGTTGACGACGAAATCGATCTTTTAAAACCACATATCATTTTTTTAGAGCAAAAACAATATAAGGTTACCACTTGCCAAAGTGGTACTGAGGCTATTGAAATCATTGATGACACTAATTTTGACATTGTGTTTTTAGATGAAAATATGCCTGGACTTACGGGTTTGGAAACGTTGAATGAGATTAAGGAACGTCGCGCCAACCTGCCTGTTGTAATGATTACAAAAAGTGAGGAAGAATATATTATGGAAGAAGCTATTGGTAATAAGATTGCCGATTATTTGATAAAACCAGTCAACCCAAACCAGATTTTATTGAGTTTGAAGAAGAACTTGGATCATTCTAGGCTCATTTCAGAAAAAACAACATCTAATTACCAGCAAGAATTCAGAAAAATCGCAATGGATCTTTCTATGGTAAACAGCTGGGAAGAATGGAGTGATTTATACCAAAAACTCATCTATTGGGAGTTACAATTGGAGGATATTGAAGATGTTGGTATGACTGAAATTTTAGAATCTCAAAAGACAGAGGCTAATGTTCAGTTTGGAAAATTTATTGAAAAAAATTATCCAGATTGGTTTGACCATAAAGCCGATGCTCCTATTCTATCGCATAATTTGTTTAAGGAAAAAGTGGTGCCAGAAATTACCAAAGATCAACCAACGCTTCTCATTGTAATCGATAATTTGAGGTATGACCAATGGAAAGCCTTTGAGCCTATTGTAAATAATTATTATAAAAAAGATTCTGAAGTACCTTTTTACAGTATTCTACCAACAGCGACGCAATACGCCAGAAATGCTATTTTCTCTGGATTGATGCCTGCTGATATGGAAAAACTGCACCCAAAACTATGGAAAAACGATACCGATGATGGCGGAAAAAATTTACACGAAGCAGATTTTCTTGAAGCTCAATTAAAGCGCTTAGGCTTACAACATTTAAAAACCGAATACCATAAAATCACGAATCTTAAATCTGGTAAAAAATTAGTAGAAAATTTTAAAACGCTTAAGGATAATGATCTTTCTGTAATTGTTTACAATTTTGTGGACATGCTCTCACATTCTAAAACCGAGATGGATGTTGTAAAGGAATTAGCCTCAAATGATAAGGCGTATCGATCTTTAACGGTGAGTTGGTTTAAAAATTCCCCTTTATTAGAAATGATCCAGCAAGCGCAAGGTTTAGGATTCAAATTAATTTTAACTACAGATCACGGAACAATTAATGTAAAACACCCATCAAAAGTGATTGGCGATCGTGATACCAGTTTGAATTTACGATATAAAACCGGTCGAAGCTTAACTTATGAAGAACGTGAGGTTTTAGTAGCAAAAGATCCTAAGAGTATACATCTACCCTCTTTAACGATGAGCAGTTCTTTTATTTTTGCTAAAAGTGATTATTTTTTAGCATACCCAAATAATTACAATCACTATGTGAGTTATTATAGAAACACCTATCAACATGGAGGTGTATCTTTAGAAGAAATGATTATTCCATTTGTAGTGATGAATCCCAAATAG
- the tsaE gene encoding tRNA (adenosine(37)-N6)-threonylcarbamoyltransferase complex ATPase subunit type 1 TsaE has product MSKLLEIKYQLENINTVAKQVLEHVNSKTLLFYGDMGVGKTTLIKSIAKEIGSLDQVSSPTFSIVNEYEAKNILIYHFDLYRIEDEDEALNFGFDDYLNSQNWVFVEWPQNAENLMPDDANIIEISYNDLNSRSLKLNQKQN; this is encoded by the coding sequence ATGTCGAAATTATTAGAAATTAAATATCAATTAGAAAATATCAATACTGTTGCAAAACAGGTTTTAGAGCATGTAAATTCTAAAACGCTACTTTTTTATGGTGATATGGGTGTTGGCAAAACAACATTGATAAAATCCATAGCTAAAGAAATTGGAAGTCTTGATCAAGTTAGCAGCCCAACATTTTCAATTGTTAATGAATATGAAGCAAAAAATATTCTAATTTATCATTTTGATTTATATAGAATAGAAGATGAAGATGAAGCCCTGAATTTTGGGTTTGATGACTACTTAAACAGCCAAAATTGGGTATTTGTTGAGTGGCCACAGAATGCAGAGAACCTAATGCCGGATGATGCTAATATTATTGAAATTTCTTACAATGATCTTAACTCAAGATCCCTCAAATTGAACCAAAAACAAAATTGA
- a CDS encoding alanine dehydrogenase, protein MSESLSPFTKAQLLPQEETLEVYKKKGDLFIGIPKETHFQEKRVCLTPDAVHALVSNGHRVMIESGAGEGANFKDKSYSEAGAEVTKDTAKVFSCPMLLKVEPPSLDEIKLINPQTLLISALQLKTQSKSYFQALASKRITALAFEFIKDDDGAYPAVRSLSEIAGTASILIAAELLSNVNGGNGLMFGNISGVPPTEVVIIGAGTVGEFAARSAIGLGANVRIFDNSITKLRCVQANLGRTLYTSTLQPKNLIKALKRCDIAIGAVRGKNRSPIIVTEKMVDAMKTGSVIIDVSIDMGGCFETSEVTNHDKPTFDYNGVTHYCVPNIPARYSRSASVSLSNIFTPYLLKIAEDGGIENAIRFDRGLKNGLYFYHGILTNKSVANWFDLDCSDVNLLIF, encoded by the coding sequence ATGAGCGAATCGTTATCTCCGTTTACTAAAGCACAACTTTTACCACAAGAAGAAACCCTTGAAGTCTATAAAAAGAAGGGTGATTTATTTATTGGTATCCCAAAAGAAACCCATTTTCAAGAGAAGCGTGTCTGCTTAACACCAGATGCTGTTCATGCATTGGTTTCTAACGGTCATCGCGTGATGATTGAGTCTGGAGCTGGTGAAGGTGCAAATTTTAAAGACAAATCTTATAGCGAAGCTGGCGCAGAAGTTACAAAGGATACTGCAAAAGTATTTTCTTGCCCAATGTTACTTAAGGTAGAACCGCCATCACTTGACGAAATAAAATTAATAAATCCGCAAACACTCTTAATTTCTGCTTTACAACTTAAAACTCAAAGCAAAAGTTATTTTCAGGCTTTAGCTTCGAAACGTATTACAGCTTTAGCTTTTGAATTCATAAAAGATGATGATGGAGCTTATCCTGCGGTGCGTTCATTAAGTGAAATTGCTGGAACTGCATCTATATTGATTGCAGCAGAACTATTATCAAATGTTAACGGTGGAAATGGTCTCATGTTTGGAAATATTAGTGGAGTTCCACCTACGGAAGTCGTTATTATTGGAGCAGGAACCGTTGGAGAGTTTGCAGCAAGATCTGCTATTGGTCTTGGTGCCAATGTGAGAATTTTTGATAATTCAATTACAAAACTACGTTGCGTTCAAGCCAATTTAGGTCGTACGCTATACACCTCAACATTACAACCAAAAAATCTAATTAAAGCTTTAAAACGATGTGATATTGCCATTGGTGCGGTACGAGGTAAAAATCGTTCTCCAATTATTGTTACAGAAAAAATGGTAGATGCCATGAAGACAGGATCTGTAATTATTGATGTAAGTATAGATATGGGTGGCTGTTTTGAGACCAGTGAAGTAACAAATCATGACAAACCTACATTTGATTATAATGGAGTCACACATTATTGCGTTCCCAACATACCAGCCCGATATTCAAGATCTGCATCGGTATCTTTAAGTAATATATTTACGCCTTACCTACTCAAAATCGCAGAAGATGGCGGTATAGAAAATGCCATTAGATTTGACCGCGGTTTAAAAAATGGGTTGTATTTTTACCACGGAATTTTAACAAACAAATCTGTAGCCAATTGGTTTGACCTTGACTGCAGCGATGTCAACTTGTTGATTTTCTAA
- a CDS encoding class I SAM-dependent methyltransferase — protein sequence MEERDQKTRFKFGNNWRNFLNCLNDERIEDSKRGLITMLGKTDLTGKRFLDAGSGSGLSSLVARKMGAEVFSFDYDEQSVECTKYLKEKYFKDDLLWNVEQASVLDEDYMKSLGEFDIVYSWGVLHHTGNMNVALANVDANVKKNGTLFIAIYNDQGNRSKIWHKIKSTYVKSPKFFKFFIVTFCYIKIWGKIFTYDLFFRGNMLHTWKLSKNNRGMSPHYDLIDWVGGFPFEVATPEFIFDFYRDRNYRLEKLKTNGKGYGCNEYIFTKL from the coding sequence ATGGAAGAAAGAGACCAAAAAACACGTTTTAAATTTGGAAACAACTGGAGGAACTTTTTAAATTGTTTAAATGATGAGAGAATAGAGGACTCAAAAAGAGGGTTAATTACTATGCTAGGTAAAACAGATTTAACTGGAAAACGCTTTTTAGACGCTGGTAGTGGCAGTGGATTATCTTCTTTAGTTGCAAGAAAAATGGGTGCTGAGGTTTTTTCTTTTGATTATGATGAACAATCGGTTGAATGCACAAAATATTTAAAAGAAAAGTATTTTAAGGATGATTTGCTTTGGAATGTAGAGCAAGCGTCAGTTTTAGATGAGGATTATATGAAAAGCCTTGGTGAGTTTGACATAGTTTACTCTTGGGGTGTATTGCATCATACGGGTAATATGAATGTAGCCCTTGCTAACGTTGATGCTAATGTTAAAAAAAATGGGACTTTATTTATTGCAATTTATAATGATCAAGGTAATAGATCGAAGATTTGGCATAAGATAAAATCTACCTATGTTAAATCTCCTAAATTCTTTAAATTTTTTATAGTTACATTTTGTTATATTAAAATTTGGGGCAAGATTTTTACTTATGATTTATTCTTTAGAGGTAATATGTTGCATACATGGAAGCTTTCAAAAAATAATAGAGGAATGTCTCCACATTATGATTTAATTGACTGGGTTGGTGGTTTTCCTTTTGAAGTTGCTACACCTGAATTCATATTTGACTTTTATAGAGATAGAAATTATAGATTAGAGAAACTAAAAACTAATGGTAAAGGTTATGGATGTAATGAATATATTTTTACAAAACTCTAA
- a CDS encoding glycosyltransferase — translation MTEKQAIKIDPKISIIVPVYNVEKYLEKCIDSIINQSYKELEIILINDGSIDKSGEICNYYSKKDNRVLVIHQENQGQSSARNNGLNIASGSYIGFVDSDDWIEPDMYKTMIDLALVHDLDIAECSIDVSGKKKNEIDKRNIEIETVRNAIKRILKTTQFSVCTKLFRKSVIANSRFLLNRTSEDALFVVNNIPKANKIGFYNFPFYNYRPNPQGTTKSQYNLKRFDDAISSCFFVKERLMPLATNSIESSLSSIDHELITEIKGFLLRELMFHYKMLNYNSTLDHNYIHRKRLKQLINDNYFKGENQDFYLRLAYYLSVNSFEVVINLNKLKHRLFKTNPF, via the coding sequence ATGACTGAAAAACAAGCAATTAAAATTGATCCCAAGATCAGTATAATTGTACCAGTTTATAACGTAGAAAAATATCTAGAAAAATGTATTGATAGTATAATTAACCAATCATACAAGGAATTGGAAATTATTCTTATCAACGATGGGTCAATTGATAAAAGTGGTGAGATTTGTAATTATTACTCAAAAAAAGATAATAGAGTATTAGTTATCCATCAAGAAAACCAAGGTCAAAGTAGCGCTAGAAATAATGGTTTAAATATAGCTTCTGGAAGCTACATTGGGTTTGTTGACAGTGATGACTGGATAGAACCAGATATGTACAAAACAATGATAGATCTTGCTTTGGTACACGACTTGGATATTGCAGAATGTAGTATTGATGTATCTGGTAAAAAGAAAAATGAGATTGATAAGAGAAATATAGAAATAGAAACCGTTAGGAATGCGATAAAGCGAATTCTAAAAACTACACAATTTTCAGTTTGTACAAAATTATTCAGGAAATCTGTAATCGCTAATTCTCGATTTTTGCTTAATAGAACATCAGAAGATGCGCTTTTCGTAGTTAACAACATCCCTAAAGCTAATAAAATAGGCTTTTATAATTTTCCTTTTTACAATTATAGACCAAATCCCCAAGGCACAACTAAAAGCCAATATAATCTTAAACGTTTTGATGATGCTATAAGTTCTTGTTTCTTTGTTAAAGAAAGGCTTATGCCATTGGCTACAAATTCTATAGAATCTAGCTTAAGTTCAATTGACCATGAATTGATTACTGAAATTAAAGGGTTTTTGTTAAGAGAACTTATGTTTCATTATAAAATGCTTAATTATAATTCTACTTTAGATCATAACTATATACACCGTAAGCGATTGAAACAGTTAATAAACGATAATTATTTTAAAGGTGAAAACCAAGATTTTTACTTAAGACTTGCTTATTACCTTTCGGTCAATTCTTTTGAAGTTGTAATAAATCTAAATAAATTGAAACATAGGCTTTTTAAAACAAATCCTTTTTAA
- a CDS encoding lipopolysaccharide biosynthesis protein, with product MSRISKSIKNAKIGAFFFLISIFAQFFTRKIFLDFLGDDFIGLTSTLRSILGFLNLAELGIGTAIGYALYRPIFDDDHSEMNKIIALLGILYKKIGVFIFSVGLILSLFFPYFFGDTQFSLGLIYFVFFSFLTSTLLSYFFNYHMTLLEADQKGYVVQVYFQSANILRLLIQALIAYYLQNYYVWVIMELIFSILLSYILRKKIKQHYPWLIIASKETSSLIKSYPEIIKKTKQLFIHKMGSFVKDGTDNILVYALVNLQSVAFFGNYQLIFMNLISLMQVIFSGTGAGVGNLVAENDKKNIDKVFWEMMALQFFIAGFFSIAVYYLITPFVILWIGDEYVLEELIVLLMIGNFFISLVRSPVQHFQNAYGLFSDTWAPGLEIILNLVVSLIFGKLWGISGILLGTFSSLMVIVMLWKPYLLYTKGFKISTWNYWKGFIPLTIVFLISAVIINFLYNNYIVNNNLNFFSWFINAIKLTVIIFIIYGLLMHIGSKGFRDFNYRVFLLVKRKINKGN from the coding sequence ATGTCGAGAATTTCCAAATCTATAAAAAATGCTAAAATTGGTGCATTCTTTTTTCTCATATCAATCTTTGCACAATTTTTTACAAGAAAAATTTTTCTAGACTTTTTAGGAGATGACTTTATAGGTCTAACCTCTACCTTAAGAAGTATATTGGGATTTTTAAATCTAGCGGAACTAGGAATTGGAACAGCTATCGGTTACGCACTCTATAGACCTATTTTTGATGATGATCATTCAGAAATGAATAAAATCATAGCGCTTCTGGGCATTTTATACAAAAAAATTGGGGTTTTTATATTTAGCGTTGGTTTGATATTATCGCTATTTTTCCCATATTTTTTTGGTGATACCCAATTCTCTCTTGGATTAATTTATTTTGTGTTTTTCTCTTTTTTAACCTCTACTTTATTAAGTTATTTTTTTAATTATCACATGACTTTACTAGAGGCCGACCAAAAAGGATATGTCGTGCAGGTTTATTTTCAAAGCGCAAACATCTTAAGACTGCTAATACAGGCTCTAATAGCATATTATTTACAAAATTATTATGTATGGGTTATTATGGAATTGATTTTTTCAATATTATTGAGTTATATATTGAGAAAAAAAATCAAGCAGCATTATCCTTGGTTGATAATTGCCTCAAAAGAAACTTCCAGTTTAATTAAAAGCTATCCAGAGATTATAAAAAAAACAAAGCAATTATTTATACATAAAATGGGCTCTTTTGTAAAAGATGGTACAGATAACATATTGGTATATGCCCTAGTAAACTTACAAAGTGTTGCTTTTTTCGGGAATTATCAGCTTATTTTTATGAATTTAATAAGTTTGATGCAAGTTATATTTTCTGGCACAGGAGCAGGTGTTGGAAATTTAGTTGCAGAAAATGACAAAAAAAATATTGATAAGGTTTTTTGGGAAATGATGGCTTTACAATTTTTTATAGCTGGTTTTTTTAGTATTGCGGTGTATTATCTAATTACTCCCTTTGTTATACTATGGATTGGAGATGAATATGTTCTTGAAGAATTAATTGTCTTGTTGATGATTGGCAACTTTTTTATTAGTTTGGTAAGATCTCCCGTACAACATTTTCAAAATGCTTACGGTTTGTTTTCAGATACTTGGGCTCCAGGATTAGAAATAATTTTAAATCTTGTTGTATCACTTATTTTCGGAAAGCTTTGGGGGATTTCTGGTATTTTATTGGGAACCTTTTCCAGTTTGATGGTTATTGTCATGTTATGGAAACCTTATTTACTTTATACAAAAGGTTTTAAAATTAGTACTTGGAATTATTGGAAAGGTTTCATACCATTAACTATTGTTTTTCTCATTTCAGCAGTCATCATTAACTTTTTATATAACAATTATATAGTTAATAATAATTTAAATTTTTTCTCATGGTTTATAAATGCCATCAAGTTAACTGTTATAATTTTTATTATATATGGTCTTCTTATGCACATAGGCTCTAAAGGTTTTAGAGATTTTAATTATAGAGTTTTTCTATTGGTTAAGAGAAAGATTAATAAAGGTAATTAA
- a CDS encoding glycosyltransferase: protein MSNPKKKIAFVIASLASGGAERVISNLSNTLIENYEIIIITFSESKPFYNLDQRIKVISCLDKIEQPKSIFQSLKLNYLLTKRIFQILKKEHVNVSIGFITSANILSTIASKFYGIPCIISERNNPLVEEVPKFWVLLRSLVYPLADKMVLQTEGVKKIYENKIRKNKISILPNPIASELTNLRDHTIKKENLILTVGRLDENKCHEDIIQAFKTIKVHNWKLLIIGDGDKKEKLIKLIKSSHQSDKIKIISKVKDIENYYNKASIFVFTSKTEGFPNALLEAMHFGLPSISTNCDFGPSDLINDGTNGFLIPLNDSIVLRERLSQLIDSKKLRHIFSQRSIQRTENYESKKAVAQWEQLINSLLLLKEKY, encoded by the coding sequence ATGAGCAATCCTAAGAAAAAAATAGCCTTTGTTATTGCGTCCCTTGCTTCAGGAGGAGCAGAACGTGTCATATCTAATTTAAGTAATACTTTAATAGAAAATTACGAAATTATAATTATTACATTTTCAGAATCTAAACCTTTTTACAATTTAGATCAACGAATTAAAGTCATATCCTGTCTTGATAAAATAGAACAACCAAAATCAATTTTTCAATCCTTAAAATTGAACTATCTCCTAACAAAAAGAATATTTCAAATTTTAAAAAAAGAACATGTCAATGTTTCTATAGGCTTTATAACTTCTGCCAACATTTTATCTACAATAGCATCTAAATTCTATGGCATCCCATGCATTATAAGTGAACGCAACAATCCCTTGGTTGAGGAAGTTCCTAAATTTTGGGTTCTATTAAGAAGCTTGGTTTATCCATTAGCAGATAAGATGGTATTACAAACTGAAGGTGTTAAAAAAATCTACGAAAATAAGATCAGAAAAAATAAGATTTCAATTTTACCAAATCCTATTGCTTCGGAATTGACAAATCTAAGGGATCATACAATCAAAAAAGAGAATTTAATACTTACAGTCGGGCGATTAGATGAAAACAAATGTCATGAGGATATAATACAAGCTTTTAAGACTATTAAAGTACATAATTGGAAATTATTGATTATTGGAGACGGAGATAAAAAAGAAAAACTAATAAAACTTATAAAATCATCTCACCAAAGTGATAAAATCAAAATTATTTCTAAAGTAAAAGATATTGAAAACTATTATAATAAAGCTTCAATTTTTGTTTTTACATCAAAAACAGAAGGATTTCCCAACGCTCTTTTAGAAGCTATGCACTTTGGTCTTCCCTCTATATCAACAAATTGTGATTTTGGCCCCTCAGATTTAATAAATGATGGTACTAATGGATTTCTTATACCTTTAAATGATAGCATTGTGTTAAGAGAACGTCTGTCTCAACTTATAGATAGTAAAAAATTAAGACATATCTTTTCTCAAAGATCAATTCAAAGAACAGAAAATTATGAAAGTAAAAAAGCTGTTGCTCAGTGGGAACAGTTAATAAATTCCTTATTATTGCTAAAAGAAAAATACTAA
- a CDS encoding O-antigen ligase family protein: MKIIRIITLVLIIWNIPSIGLSAFGDSIGSLLSYATISLLGVYYLFEKKTTPNWWIIILALMYFIISSFQFYGTPKIFMLELAKFFVFILGAYELVKRVGKEQLFFFLLLGSITVAIEALFFPTKLGRYSGFYLNPNEAGFICIYGYALVYSLKNTSIKLLGQFVFTLMGLLTFSRTFIVIWVILNIISLKISIKNLRVLGIGVLIFSSLIFIDEVVGLNNPRFEQLTNIVTNKNVSVNTINEDSRVDTWAGHFDEILHSPFIGNGYGSFSGGTGNLGVHNSYLMIIGEAGIIPFLIFLAYMAYLFFWSIYFFKKTPYLIMQTIALSMFLLTDHNFFTHYYVLFATMWIQYQIVLERQSLSNLENHNETECLAA; encoded by the coding sequence ATGAAGATCATTAGAATAATTACATTAGTATTAATAATTTGGAATATTCCCTCAATAGGCCTTTCTGCTTTTGGTGATAGTATTGGCAGTTTATTGAGTTATGCTACTATTAGTCTATTAGGAGTTTATTACCTATTTGAAAAAAAAACAACACCAAATTGGTGGATTATAATTTTAGCTTTAATGTATTTTATAATTTCCAGTTTCCAATTTTACGGTACACCAAAAATTTTTATGTTAGAATTAGCAAAGTTTTTTGTATTTATCTTAGGTGCTTATGAACTTGTGAAAAGAGTAGGAAAAGAACAACTTTTTTTCTTTCTTTTATTGGGCTCGATAACGGTAGCTATAGAGGCGTTGTTTTTTCCGACGAAGTTAGGTAGATATTCAGGCTTTTATCTTAATCCTAATGAGGCAGGTTTTATATGCATTTATGGTTATGCTTTGGTTTATAGTCTTAAAAACACAAGCATAAAACTATTAGGTCAGTTTGTTTTCACATTGATGGGTTTATTGACTTTCTCAAGAACATTTATTGTTATTTGGGTTATTCTCAATATTATTTCATTAAAGATAAGCATTAAGAATCTTCGTGTTTTAGGTATTGGGGTTTTGATTTTTAGCTCCCTTATATTTATTGATGAAGTCGTGGGGCTAAATAATCCTCGTTTTGAACAATTAACTAATATTGTTACCAATAAAAATGTATCTGTAAATACTATAAATGAAGATTCAAGAGTAGATACATGGGCTGGGCATTTTGATGAAATTCTACATTCCCCTTTTATAGGAAATGGATACGGGTCATTCTCTGGAGGAACTGGAAATTTAGGCGTACATAATAGCTATTTAATGATTATTGGCGAAGCTGGTATTATTCCTTTTCTAATATTTTTAGCATACATGGCATACCTCTTTTTTTGGAGCATTTACTTTTTTAAAAAAACGCCCTATTTAATAATGCAAACTATTGCCTTGTCGATGTTTTTATTGACAGATCATAATTTCTTTACACATTATTATGTATTATTTGCGACGATGTGGATTCAATATCAAATTGTTTTAGAAAGACAGTCACTCAGTAACTTAGAGAATCATAACGAAACTGAGTGTTTGGCAGCTTAA
- a CDS encoding glycosyltransferase family 2 protein — MNFRKLIPLYTNPANFDYLHKFTVFTPVYNAESTIERVHQSLLNQNFKDFEWLIINDGSKDKSHEVISKIIEHSPLKINYVNNAKNQHKMACFLQAVNFAKGEFLLTFDADDECVPEALEVFNNEYLSIPSSEKSIVSAVTGLCIDQNGNPIGSKFPTNPYFSNTFKSTAIDKITGEKWGFTKTNVLKGIVFEDEFIHNGFMKEGIIWNLLAKEGFKTKYINKTLRIYHLNVENSISSASKRNTALGSVIQNIVNFNWFFNSYFFKSPIFFLKNLYFLLKSATHLDFQLKNYIDAIDSFIVRFFLIILWPFKRFF, encoded by the coding sequence ATGAATTTCAGAAAATTAATTCCTCTCTATACTAATCCAGCTAATTTTGACTATCTGCATAAGTTTACTGTATTCACTCCCGTATACAACGCGGAAAGCACTATAGAACGCGTCCATCAATCTCTTCTAAATCAAAATTTTAAAGATTTTGAATGGCTTATAATTAATGATGGTTCTAAAGACAAATCTCACGAAGTTATATCAAAAATCATTGAGCATTCACCTCTTAAAATCAATTATGTTAATAACGCTAAAAATCAACATAAAATGGCATGCTTTCTTCAAGCTGTAAATTTCGCAAAGGGTGAATTTTTATTGACATTTGATGCAGATGATGAGTGTGTCCCAGAAGCTTTAGAAGTTTTTAATAATGAATATTTGTCAATTCCATCTTCAGAAAAATCTATAGTAAGTGCTGTGACTGGCTTGTGTATCGACCAAAATGGAAATCCAATAGGAAGCAAATTTCCAACCAATCCTTATTTTAGTAATACTTTCAAATCAACTGCGATTGATAAAATCACTGGAGAAAAATGGGGATTTACAAAAACAAACGTTCTTAAAGGAATTGTTTTTGAAGATGAATTTATACACAACGGTTTCATGAAAGAGGGCATTATCTGGAATTTGTTGGCAAAAGAAGGATTTAAAACAAAATACATCAATAAGACATTGAGAATATACCATTTAAATGTAGAAAACTCAATAAGTTCTGCATCAAAAAGGAATACCGCTTTAGGGTCTGTAATTCAAAATATCGTAAATTTCAATTGGTTCTTTAACAGCTACTTTTTTAAATCACCTATATTTTTTCTTAAAAACCTTTATTTTTTGCTGAAAAGTGCCACACATCTAGATTTTCAACTTAAAAACTACATTGATGCTATTGACTCATTTATAGTGAGATTTTTCTTAATCATATTATGGCCATTTAAAAGATTTTTTTAG